The DNA segment TCAAATACCTTATATACCGTTTGAATGCTCTTAAAACTAATCTTTCATCATATAAATCCTTTTCACCCAATAAAAATCTGTGAAAATTGGTTATTATTGATTTATATGTTTTGATGGTGTTTCCTGAGTAGTTCCTTATCTCAAGTTCAATTAAATAATCTTCTATCATTTCTGGAAAGTCAAATGCATCGAGTATATTCTCTCTCAAGAGGTAACCAGATTCACCTGCAACAGATCTTTCTAAATCTGCAGGACCTCCCTCAGAACTTCTCCAATGTTGATTTGGGTAAGGACTCATGTTATCAGATTGATTTGATATTTTTTCCATTTATAATTTTACATGTAGCTTCTGTCAACATTCTCATTGGGAGTACCATCATTTCCACCAGCCATATGTTGAGAACTGGATACATCCTTTTCCATGGCATTTTGAAAGGAACTGTACCTTTTTATTATTTGATCTTCGATTGAAACAGCATTTTCTATGGCAAAGAACATATGTTTTTCTTCTATGAGGTTGTTACCCTCCATTACTGCCATATCTCCTGCCATCCGTACAACTCCTCCAAGATCACGAAGTCTTAATGTTAATGAGTTACGTTGATCATCAATGGCCTTTGCCCTTCTTTTTGCATCCTGAATCAATATTTCAACAGCAGCCCTGTTTGCATGGGGTATTTTTCCATCCATCTCTATTTCCTGGGCTACGAACTGAGCGATTTTTGATTGATTCTCCTCAGTATCGGGCATTGTAGTTTTCATGAGAATTTCATAGCCTTCACCCTGGATCCTTGAGCGCAGTGGTGGGAGTATGTACTGCACATCACGTATGTTGCATGCTCCAACAAATATGAAATCACAGGGAACATCAGAAACTTTAACGGAACTTCCAGCACTCTGCGGATTCCTTCCAACTATTGGAAAGACTTTATCCTGCATTGCACTCAATATGTAACGTTGTAGTGGTGCTATGTGAACTATTTCATCTATAAAAAGAACGCCTTCATGTGCTTCATGTATTGCACCAGGTACAACCCGTTCATAGGGCTGAGTTCCAAGGTCAGGATGTCCTCCGTAGGGGTCATGTCTAACATCTCCCAGAAGTTCTGTTTCGCTTGCACCTGTTGCCTGTATGAACATCTTCCTTTCAAGGGGCAATATGATGTTTTTGGGCTTTTCTTCAACCATCACCCTTCTCCTCTCAAGGGCGTGCTGATCCAGTATTCTTATTCTGTCTCCATCCACACGTTCGTAGATAACAACTTCTTCCCTTCCATTGAGCATGCGTGTTGTTGTAACCCGCTCCTGTGGAATGTTTATTGCACCTGAGCTCATCTCGAACATACCAAGAAGGTCGCCTAAATGTTTTCTCCGGGCATTTATATGGGCATATTTATCTGCGCCACAGTTAGGGCACATGCTTTGGTAAGCATTGTTGTAACTTCCACAGTTAGCACATCTGAACCCTAATCTTTCTGCAACTGCATCCGGAACATCCTGTGGATTTACAAGATCTCCCTCTGCCCTTTCAAGGTCTTTCTGCTGGTTTTCCATCTCTTTTCTATTTTTAATCTCAACAAAAGGTCTTTCAGGTCTTTCAGGGTTGTGCACAACTGTTACTTCCTCCTGAGACTCTCCAAGATGGAATGATATGGCCTGGGCTATTAAAGATTTGCCTATGCCCGGAGGTCCAACAAGAAGAAGATTTCTTCTTTGTTTTGCAGCGATTTTAACGAATTTTATAATGTCTTCATGGCCTATCACTCTTTCCAGTGGATCTTTAGGTATAAGGATATCTTCCGTCGTTTCAAAATCCTTTAAAAATTCCTTTTTCATGTTAACATACATGGATACCACCTGATTTATGTCTAACACATTATAAAGGGGGGATGATTAAAAAGGAAGTCCCCTGAATTTATGCTTATTTTTTGAACCCATATAATACTGGATTTTATAGAGGTTTGAATGATTATGGTGTGAGCTTACCTTGTTATGACCTTTATTGGGCCTGGTTTTTTCACAACTTCACTCATCCTGACTGCAACTATGTACTTTAAGCCCTTCTCCTTTGCAATATCTATCAATCTCTGGCTTACCACACCATCGAATACAACTGCGTAGGTATTGTTGTTGACGTTTTTAAGTTCCTCGTAAAGATTTTCAACTTTAACTTCCTTGAGGATGTTCATTGCATCGTCAAGAATTTCAGCGTTTCCAGATCCTTCCAGTTCCTTGAGGATGTCCTTTAAAAGATTTATTTTGTCACCGCTTTTTTGTTGTTCAACCTTCTCAACCTTAACACCCATATCCTGGTAAATCTGTTCAACAGGTATTTTATCCCTTAAAGCCACCATTACCTCATCTTTGCTGAGATCTTCAACTTCTTTACCCCTTGGAGCTCGGGTAACGTAGTCAATTTCTCCAACCTGAAGAAGCTCTTTGAGGATGAGGTCGCCCCCCCTGTCTCCATCAAGGAATGCTGTAACTGTTTTGGTTTTGGTTAGTTCTGCAACTGCCTTTGGAACACTTACTCCTTCAACAGCTATTGCATTTTTAACTCCGTATTTGAGGAGGTTTAAAACATCTGCCCTTCCCTCAACCACGAGTATTGCATCCGAACTTATGACGTTTGGGCCGGATGGAAGTTTATCATCACCATAATCCGTTATTTCATGGATCCTCATGGCTTCCTTAACTTCCTCTATCATTTTAAGGCTTTCTGGAGTTACTTCTTCCATCATTCCCTTGTAGAGTTCTTTGGCCCTGTCAACAACCTTTCGCCTTTTAACTGCCCTGACATCTTCAACCTTGGTAACCTGAATGTAGGCTTCGCATGGCCCCACCCTGTTTATTGTTTCAAGTGATGCAGCCAGGATTGCAGTTTCAACCCTGTCAAGGCTTGAAGGGATTACTATTTCTCCTTTAGAACGGCCTGCTTTGGAGTTTATGTTGACTTTTATCCTTCCTATTCTCCCTGTTTTCTGTAATTCCCTTAAATCAAGGTCGTTGCTTAAAAGCCCCTCTGTCTGTCCGAAAATTGCTCCGACAACATCGGGCTTTTCCACAATACCGTTAGCATTTATTTGAGCGTGAATGAGATATTTAGTTGTGCTTATTTCTTCTTTTCCCATGTTTGGGCCTCCTTCATGCACAGATACCCTCATGATATTAACCCACTGATATAATTCGATAACTGGATGATTCCAATCCTCTCAAGGGAAGTTATGATTAAGTATCGTTGTAATTCATTACTCCATTTGATTCATTATCGTAATACCACCTGTAATATCATTGCCATTGGCGTAAGTATCTTAACATAAATTTTGATGAATAGTGACTACCAGCGATCACCATGGGGGCGTTCCTCGAGTTCCAGTTGATCCATGTGCTTTGGAAGACTCTCAATGTCCTTTATATACTTCCTCGTGATTCCCATGATTTTGCGTCTTATACTAAGGTCTGGATGGGAACCAAGACTTTGTATGTCCTCTGAAAGTCTCTTGGCAAGTTCATCGCCTTTTTTATCAAAGTCAGTTAATATTATGACTTTTGAAGATGACTGTGCAGCCATCTCAGCTATTTCAAATAATTTAAGGCCTGAACCTGAGACTTTTATGAAATTACCATTGATACCAAGTTTTTTCAAAGCTTTTTCATCTTTTCTTCCTTCGATCAGTATTGGCATTCCCTCTTCAACGCAGATTTTGAGTTCTTCTATTATACAGGACAATCTTCTAAAACTCATTTGTAAAGCCCTTTGATGATGTCTAAATAGTATCCTACAGAATAATATAACTGATCTAATATATAAAATTGAAGCTATAAAAAAAATTGGATTTAAGGAATTTTCAGGGTTTTTTGTGTGATTAAAAACCATTATTCTCGCTTAATTTAAATATAACGATTATAATGTGGTAATGTATTAGGTATGATCGTGAAAAATTAATATTTTTGATAATAAACCTATGAGATATTGTTTTAATTTCAAGGTAAAGTTTTAAATATTTTTGATTCAAAAGGTAAATGTGAAAAGATTTTTTTTATTGACATAAAAGTTATCTAATCTACTAAAAAAAGTCTATTAAAAAAAGTATTGAAGACAATTTATCATAAAAAAAAATAGTACAGTTGTACCCAGTTAAATGTGGCGAAACAAGGATTACTGTAAAATAAAATTTATTTTAAAAAATGGAGGATTTAAAGTGGCAAAAGGCCTTATAAGAATAGTTCTGGACATACTGAAACCGCATGAACCAACCATCCCTTCTTTTGCAAAATTTTTAAGTGAACTAAGCGGTGTTGACGGTGTTAACATCACACTCATGGAGATAGACAAGGAAACAGAAAAC comes from the Methanobacterium aggregans genome and includes:
- a CDS encoding ATP-binding protein, translating into MYVNMKKEFLKDFETTEDILIPKDPLERVIGHEDIIKFVKIAAKQRRNLLLVGPPGIGKSLIAQAISFHLGESQEEVTVVHNPERPERPFVEIKNRKEMENQQKDLERAEGDLVNPQDVPDAVAERLGFRCANCGSYNNAYQSMCPNCGADKYAHINARRKHLGDLLGMFEMSSGAINIPQERVTTTRMLNGREEVVIYERVDGDRIRILDQHALERRRVMVEEKPKNIILPLERKMFIQATGASETELLGDVRHDPYGGHPDLGTQPYERVVPGAIHEAHEGVLFIDEIVHIAPLQRYILSAMQDKVFPIVGRNPQSAGSSVKVSDVPCDFIFVGACNIRDVQYILPPLRSRIQGEGYEILMKTTMPDTEENQSKIAQFVAQEIEMDGKIPHANRAAVEILIQDAKRRAKAIDDQRNSLTLRLRDLGGVVRMAGDMAVMEGNNLIEEKHMFFAIENAVSIEDQIIKRYSSFQNAMEKDVSSSQHMAGGNDGTPNENVDRSYM
- the dnaG gene encoding DNA primase DnaG — encoded protein: MGKEEISTTKYLIHAQINANGIVEKPDVVGAIFGQTEGLLSNDLDLRELQKTGRIGRIKVNINSKAGRSKGEIVIPSSLDRVETAILAASLETINRVGPCEAYIQVTKVEDVRAVKRRKVVDRAKELYKGMMEEVTPESLKMIEEVKEAMRIHEITDYGDDKLPSGPNVISSDAILVVEGRADVLNLLKYGVKNAIAVEGVSVPKAVAELTKTKTVTAFLDGDRGGDLILKELLQVGEIDYVTRAPRGKEVEDLSKDEVMVALRDKIPVEQIYQDMGVKVEKVEQQKSGDKINLLKDILKELEGSGNAEILDDAMNILKEVKVENLYEELKNVNNNTYAVVFDGVVSQRLIDIAKEKGLKYIVAVRMSEVVKKPGPIKVITR
- a CDS encoding toprim domain-containing protein, with product MSFRRLSCIIEELKICVEEGMPILIEGRKDEKALKKLGINGNFIKVSGSGLKLFEIAEMAAQSSSKVIILTDFDKKGDELAKRLSEDIQSLGSHPDLSIRRKIMGITRKYIKDIESLPKHMDQLELEERPHGDRW
- a CDS encoding DUF211 domain-containing protein, whose amino-acid sequence is MAKGLIRIVLDILKPHEPTIPSFAKFLSELSGVDGVNITLMEIDKETENVKVTMQGDDLDFQEISDAIEQYGGSIHSVDEVVAGKKLIEEVTTPQD